The following nucleotide sequence is from Acidobacteriota bacterium.
GCGTCTCCTGCGGCTGAAAGCCCAGGAACCGGACGTGCTTGTCCAGCTTGTGGCGGTGCACTGACTGCCGCAGCACGGGATACTTCGACAGTTCGTCGCCGATGATGATCAACTTCAAGTTGTCAGGGCCGCTGCGCTGGGCGATCGCGAAGGCTTCCACCAGCCGCTCGATGTTCTTGTGCGGCTTGATATTGCCGACGTACAGCACGAAGGGGTGGTCCAGCTGGTAGCGCTGGCGCGTCAGATCCATGCGGTGCAGATCGGCCGGCCCGAGAAATCGCTCGTCGATGGCGTTGTAGATGACCTCGACCTTCTCGGGTGGGATGTCGAAGAACCGCAGGATGTCGCGCTTCGACGCCTCCGACACCGTCAGCACCCGGTCGGCCTTCCGGGTCGCGCTCCACATCGAACCCTTCGCGTACACGTAGGCCAGCTTGCCGGGCAGGTACTGCGGGAACATCAGGTGAATGCAGTCGTGAATGGTTACGACCGAGCGGCAGCGAATCGCCGGCGGCAGCACGTAGTGCGGTTCGTGCACCATCGCCACGCGTTCGCGCGCCAGCGCCAGCGGAATGCGGACCTGTTCGGCGATCGAGTAGGTCGGCGCGGTCTCGGGGACCATCCGGAAGTTGCGCCCAAGCACGTCGCCGGCATCCACGTCGTCGGGCCGGCACAGCACGACGTATTCGGTGGCCTGGTCGAGCCGCGACAACTCGATCAGGATGTTGCGGATGTACGTGCCGATGCCGAAGTCGCGAAGCTTGCGCGCGTCGATCGCGATCCGCATGGTCAGTGTCCGGCCGTCTTGCCGGTCAGCTTGAGATAGACGCGCAGCACGCCGGCCCACCGCGGCAGGTGCTTCTCGTAGTATGCCAGTTGGCTCTGGCGATAGCGCCGCTCGGTTTCGGGATTGCGGGCGGCCGACTTGCCGCGATGGTGCAGCACTTCCGCACCCGCGACATACAACACGGTCCGGCCGCGCTTGGCCATCGCCACGCACAAGTCGACGTCCTCTGTGTACATGAAGTACCGCTCGTCGAGCAGCCCCACGGCTTCGAGGTCCGGCCGGCGAATCACCATGCATGCGCCGCTGACCCACGCCACCTCGCGCGCCTGGCGGCTCAGCTTGTCCACCTTCCGGACAATGCGCCGCACCTTGCGGTAGTAGAGGCCGGAAAACAGCTTGCGCTTCAACTCGTTCCACGGCCCGATCGGCTCACCCCACGACAGTTCGGGAAAGCCGCGTTCGCTCAGCAGCCGCGCGCCGGCGATGGCGGCATCGGGGTGCGCGGCGAGCCCGCGCACCAGCGTCTGGATCGCGCCCGGCGGCGCCACGGTGTCGGGATTCATCAGCAGCACGTAGTCACTGGTGGTGGCCCGAATCCCCAGGTTGTTCGCCCGCGAGAAGCCAACGTTGGTGGGCGACTCGATCACCTGCACGTCGGGCCAGCGGCCGCGCACCAGTGCCGCCGTGCCGTCGGTCGAGGCGTTGTCGACGACCGTGATCGTGGTGGGAAACGGCGCCGTGTGCCCGACCAGCGAGTCAAGGCACGGCCCGATCTCGGTGGCGGAGTTGTAGGTGACGATGATGATCGTCAGCGATGAGAGGTTATCGGCCAATCGCCGCCCCTTCAATCGCCGCGAGCGTGCGTGCGGCGGTCGTCGCCCAGTCGTAGCGTGCCAGCACCGCGGGGGCGTGGTCGCGCAGGCGGTGCCGCAGGGGCCCATCGGTCAGGGCCGCCACGAGCGCCGCCGCCACGGCATCATCGCCGGCCGAGGCGGACACGTAGTGCGCCGCCGGACCGGCGGTCTCGCGGGCGACCGGCGTATCCAGTAACACCGGCGTGACGCCGGCGGCCAGGGCCTCGAGCGGCGTCAGGCCAAACCCCTCGTACTCCGACAGGAACGCAAACACCGAGGCTTGCGCGTACAGCCCGGCCAGGGTGTCGTCGTCCACGTACGCGCGCAGGTGGATCCGGTCGCGATGACGCGAGCGCTGGCGCACGGCGTCGAGATCGATCCGCGGCCGCCGGGTGCGGTTCTCGCCGACAATTTCGAGCTGCGCCGACGGCACCCGATCTGCCACCGCGTCAAATGCCGCCATCAATCGATCAACCCTTCGCCTTTCGAACACCGAGCCAACGTATAGCACGATTGGTTCCCGTCCCGCGGTTCTGCCGCCTTCGGGCAATGTGGCGTCCGGCTTCAGCCGGACCATTTGGCGCATGCCCAGCGGAATAACCTGGATCCGGGAGGCCGGCAGCCCGATGTGGCGGGCAATCTCCCCCTGCGAGTAGGCGGTATCGGTCAATACGGCCTTCGCCCTGCGGGCCGACCAGGCCGTGAGCAGCCGCCGCCGCCGGCCTTCGCGGGCCGAGAACCATTCGGGGTGGGCAAAGAACGAGACGTCGTGGATCGTCAGGACGACCGGCGCTGCCGCCGTCAGCGGCGCCGAATACGCGGGCGCGAAGACGACATCGGGACGCCGTGCGGCCAGCGCGCGCGGATACGACCATTGCTCCCAGATCGATCCGCCGCCACCGTCAACCACCTGCACGGCTGATCGCCACGCCGGCGGGACACGCGGCGTCGCGTGGGCGTACAACGTCCAGTCGTGCCGCATCGCCGCGGCGTTGGCCGCCCATTCGGTCAGCAGCTCGCTCAAGTACCGCCCGACTCCGGTGGGGTGGCCGCAGAGTTCGCGCGCGTCAACCGCGATGCGCATGGACCTCCATCGCCGACGCGTACGCCTGCCGCGCCGCCACCGCGCAGGCGGCCCAGCTGTACTGCGAGGCCTGCAGCAGGCCTCGCTGCGCCGCCGCCTTCGCGTGGTCATCGTCGAGGAGCGCGCGCATGGCGGCCGCTAAGCCTTCGGCGTCATCCGGATCGACCGGCGCCGCGGCGCCGCCGGCGACCTCGGGCAGCGAGCCGCGCGACGAGACGACGACCGGGACGCCGCACGCCATGGCTTCGAGCACGGGCAAGCCAAAACCCTCTTCGTACGACGGCAGCACCAGCATGCGCGCGCCGGCGAACAGCTCGATGCGCCGGGCGGTGTCAACGTAGCCGGTGATCGTGACGTGTCCCGCGAGCGGCGCGGCGTTGGCCCGTGCTTCCCAGCGCGCCGAGGCGGTCGTGGTGTGCCCCGCCAGGATCAGCGCCGGCGCGTCGGCCACCTGGGCGCGCAGGCGGGCGTAGGCTTCGAGCAGGGTGCCGACGTTCTTGCGCAGGTTCAACGTGCCGAGGAACAGGATGTGCTTGCCGCGCTCGGCCGCCTGGCGCGCCGCCACCGCGGCCGACCAGTCGGGGCGTCCGGGCGGGCAGACATGCACGCGCGATCGGCTTACGCCCAGTTCCCGCGTCACTTCGCCGGCGGCGTACTGCGACGACACGACGATCGCGTCGGCGCGGGCCGCGTGTGAGCGCGCCAGCCGCGGGTAGTCGCGGCGGATCTCCGCGGCCATCTGATCGGGATGGCGCAAGAAGTCGAGGTCGTGAATCGTCACCACCCGCGCGGCATGGGTAGTCGGAATCAGCATGGGACTTTGGCTGTGGACCACGTCGTGCTCGCCGGCCAGCCATTCGACCGGCGGCCATTCGAGACGGTTCCAGCCCCAGACGAGGGCGCGGACGGGGACGTGGACGTCGGCGAGCTGGGCACCCGGCATCTCGGCGGCCAACGAGGGCGCCAGGCGGTCTTTCCACGAACTGCTGAAGAGGGTGACCGAGTCGGCCGGCCCGGTTCGGGCACACAACGCCGTGGCCAGCCCGTGCACGAACTCACCGACGCCCGTCCGTTCGCGTAGCGCCGGACGGTAATCGACCAGGATCCGCACGGGAAAGAGGGTACCACAAGACCGGCAAGTCCTTGTGGTACAGTATGTTGACAGCCTACCACCCGGATGATAGGCTTTTTGGTTTTGGGGGGCGAATGAAGATCGCAGTGGTGGGGACCGGGTACGTAGGACTCGTGCTCGGCGCATGCATGGCCGAGTCGGGCAACGACGTCATGTGCGTCGACAAGGATGCCGCGAAGGTCCGCATGCTTCGGCGCGGCAAGGTGCCCATCTACGAGCCTGGCCTCGAAGAGATGGTCAAGCGCAACAAGACCGAAGGCCGGTTGTCGTTCACGACCGAACTGCCTAAGGCGGTCCGCGCCGCCGAGGTGGTCTTCATTGCGGTCGGCACTCCGCAAGGCGAAGACGGCTCCGCCGACCTGCGTCACGTGATGGGGGTCGCGCGCGAGATTGCCCGCGCCATGAACGGCTACAAGGTGATCGTCAACAAGAGCACCGTCCCGGTGGGCACCGCCGAGAAGGTGCGCGAGGTGGTCCGGCGGGAGACAACGCATCCGTTCAGCGTGGTCAGCAATCCCGAGTTCCTGAAGCAGGGCGCCGCGGTTGACGATTTCATGAAGCCGGATCGCGTGGTGATTGGCGCCGAGGACCCGCGCGCCGCCGAGCTGATGGTCAAGCTCCACCAGCCGTTCACGCGCACCGGCGCGCCGATCATGGTGATGGATTGCCCCAGCGCCGAACTGTCGAAATACGCCTCCAATGCCTTCCTGGCGACGAAGATCTCGTTCATGAACGAGATTGCCAACGTCTGCGACCTGTTCGGCGCCGATGTCGATCGGGTGCGGCAGGCGGTCGGCTCCGACCGCCGGATCGGGACGTCGTTCCTCTTCCCGGGCGTGGGCTACGGCGGCAGCTGTTTCCCGAAAGACGTCAAGGCCGTGACGAAGTTCGCCGCCGACAAGAAGTACGACTTCAAGATCCTGAAGGCGGTGGACGCGGTCAACGAGAACCAGAAGCGCGTGCTGGTGAAGAAGATCGAGGCCCACTTCGGGGCCGGCCTGAAGGGCAAGACCATCGCGGTGTGGGGCCTGGCGTTCAAGCCCAAGACCGACGACATGCGCGAGGCGCCGGCCATTCCCATCATCGAGGCCCTGCTCGCCAAGGGCGCCAAGGTGCAGGCCTACGATCCGGAGGCGATGAAGGTGGCCAAACAGTTGTTCGGCAACCGCGTCACCTACGCCACCCGCAACTACGACGCCCTCAAGGGGGCCGACGCGCTGGCGGTGATCACCGAGTGGCAGGAATTTCGTGAGCCCGACTTCGCTCGCATCAAGAAGTTGATGCGCGCGCCGGTGGTGTTCGACGGCCGCAACATCTATCAGCGGGATGATATGAAGGCGCTCGGCTTCACCTACTTCTCGATCGGACGGTAGCCATGGCTCGCGTTGTCGTGACCGGGGGCGCGGGCTACATCGGCAGCCACGCGGTGCGCGCCCTGGTGGATGCGGGCCACGCGGTCGCCGTGCTCGACGACCTGTCGGCCGGGCACCCGGAAGCGGTGCCGGTCGGCGTGCCGCTCGTGCGCGCCGCCATCCACGACGTGGCCGCCGTGCGCCAACTGCTGGTCGACCATCGCGCCGATGCGGTGATGCACTTCGCGGCCTGGCTGGCCGTGGGCGAGTCGGTGCAGAAGCCGCTCGAGTACTACCAGAACAATGTGGCCGGCACCCTCGGCGTGCTCGCGGCCATGCGCGATGCCGGCGTGAAGCGGTTCGTGTTCTCGTCCACGTGCGCGGTGTACGGCGAGCCCGAGCGCGTGCCGATTGTCGAGTCGCTGGCCACCCGGCCGATCAACGCCTACGGCGAAACCAAGCTGACCATCGAGCGGGCGCTGCCGCACCTGGAGCGCGCGTTTGGGTTGAAGTGGATGGCGTTGCGCTATTTCAACGCCGCCGGCGCGCATCCCGATGGTTCCATCGGCGAGGATCACGCGGTGGAAGTGCACCTCATTCCGCTCGCGATCCAGGCGGCGATCGGCGGCCAGCCGCTGAAGGTGTTCGGCGAGGACTACCCGACCCCCGACGGCACCTGCCAGCGTGATTACATCCACGTGTGCGACCTGGCCGAGGCGCATTTGCGCGCGCTCGCCGCGCTCGAGCAGGGCGCCCCGTCGGCGGCCTACAACATCGGCACCGGCACGCCCCAGTCGGTGCGCGCCGTCATCGACACCGTCAGCCGCATCGTCGGCAAGCCGGTGCAGTGGGAAGCCGCGCCCCGGCGCCCCGGGGACCCCGCCCAGCTGTATGCGGCGAGCGATCGCGCGCAGGCGGAGTTGCAGTGGACGCCGCGTTTTGCCGATCTCGAGGTCATTGTGCGCCACGCCTGGCAGTGGCATTCGACCCATCCGAGAGGGTATAGGGTGTCTGACACCCGCTGATGAACCCCTTTCTGCGCCTCCTTCGCTACGCGACCCCCCACAAGGCGGTCATGGCCGGCGCGGCCGTGGCGATGATTGTGTATGGCGCCGCTTCCGCGGCGCTGGCGTATCTGATCAAGCCGATCATCGACGACGTGCTGACGACGCAGGACAACCTGGCGTCGATCACGGCAGCGATCCTGCTGGTGTACCTGTTGAAGGGCCTGGGCTCGTATTTCTCGACCTACCTGATGGAGGGCCTTGGGCACCGGGTGGTGATGGTGGTGCGCAACCAGTTGTTCCGCCACCTGCTGGATCAATCGGCGGCGTTTTTCTCACGTCGCACGGCGGGGCAACTGCTGTCGCGGATCAGCAACGACGTCGGCATGGTGCAGCGGGCCGTGTCGGAAACCGTCGGCGACCTGGCGCGCGAGTCGCTCACGCTGGTCGGCTGCGCCGGCCTGTTGTTCTACTACGACGCCAAACTGGCGCTGGTCTGCATGACCGCGGCGCCGCTGGTCGTCTATCCGATCGTTCGCCTCGGCAAGCGCGTGCGCACGGTGTCGCGCTGGAGCCAGGAGGCGCAGGAACACATGTCGCATGTGGCTGGTGAAGCCTTTACCGGTCACCGGATCGTCAAAGCCTTTGGCGCGGAGGGCCGCGAAGCGACCAGGTTCGAGCGGGCCTCGGCGACGTTGTTCCGCACCAACCTGAAGGTGACGCGCGTGTTGGCCACCCTGCCGCCGCTGATGGAGTTCCTGGGCGGCGTCGCCATTGCCGGCGCATTGTGGTACGGCAGCCGCGAGATTGCCCAGGGCCGGCTCACCGCCGGCGAGTTCACCTCGTTCCTGGCGGCGCTGCTGCTGATGTACGGGCCGGTCAAGAAACTGTCGCGCGTCAACGCCAACCTGCAGCAGGCGATGGCGGCCTCGGACCGCATTTTCGAACTGCTCGACACGCACACCGAAGTGACGGAGCGCGCGGGTGCGGCGGCGCTGCCGCCGTTTGCCGGGGTGATCGAGTTCCGCGACGTCAGCTTCGGCTACGAGGACGGCCATGGCCGCAGCACGCTGCGCGGCGTGTCGTTCTCGGTCCAGGCCGGCCAGATGGTGGCGATCGTCGGCAGGAGCGGCGCCGGCAAGACGACGCTGGTCAACCTGTTGCCGCGTTTCTACGACGTCACGAGCGGCGCGATCACCATCGACGGCCACGATCTGCGCGACATTACCCTGGCCTCGCTGCGCGCGCAGATCGGCATGGTGACGCAGGAAACCGTGTTGTTCGACGACACCATTGCCGCCAACATCGCGTACGGCACGCCAGGGGCGGAGCTGCCGGCGATCGAGGCGGCGGCGCGCGCCGCGCACGCCCACGATTTCATCGCGGCGCAGCCGCACGGCTACAAGACGCGCATCGGCGAACGCGGGCAGCGGTTGTCGGGCGGGCAGCGCCAACGGCTGGCGATCGCCCGCGCGCTGCTCAAGAACTCGCCGCTGCTGATCCTGGACGAGGCCACGTCGGCTCTCGATTCCGAGTCGGAGCGGCTGGTGCAGCAGGCGCTGGCGACGCTGATGATGAACCGCACGTCGTTCGTGATCGCGCACCGCCTGTCGACGGTGCAGAAGGCCGATGCCATCATCGTGCTCGAACGCGGCCGCGTGGTCGAGATCGGCAAGCACGACGAGTTGGTGGCGCGGCCCAACGGCGCGTATGCCAGGCTGAACGAGCAGCAACTGCTCGAGGCCAGGCC
It contains:
- a CDS encoding glycosyltransferase family 1 protein, coding for MRIAIDARKLRDFGIGTYIRNILIELSRLDQATEYVVLCRPDDVDAGDVLGRNFRMVPETAPTYSIAEQVRIPLALARERVAMVHEPHYVLPPAIRCRSVVTIHDCIHLMFPQYLPGKLAYVYAKGSMWSATRKADRVLTVSEASKRDILRFFDIPPEKVEVIYNAIDERFLGPADLHRMDLTRQRYQLDHPFVLYVGNIKPHKNIERLVEAFAIAQRSGPDNLKLIIIGDELSKYPVLRQSVHRHKLDKHVRFLGFQPQETLAAFYRLARAFVFPSLYEGFGLPPLEAMACGTPVVTSNVSSLPEVAGGAALLVDPHESEAIADGIVRAVTDETLRTDLIAKGLARAHDFSWKQSVGKIHQIYMEVANR
- a CDS encoding glycosyltransferase family 2 protein, with protein sequence MADNLSSLTIIIVTYNSATEIGPCLDSLVGHTAPFPTTITVVDNASTDGTAALVRGRWPDVQVIESPTNVGFSRANNLGIRATTSDYVLLMNPDTVAPPGAIQTLVRGLAAHPDAAIAGARLLSERGFPELSWGEPIGPWNELKRKLFSGLYYRKVRRIVRKVDKLSRQAREVAWVSGACMVIRRPDLEAVGLLDERYFMYTEDVDLCVAMAKRGRTVLYVAGAEVLHHRGKSAARNPETERRYRQSQLAYYEKHLPRWAGVLRVYLKLTGKTAGH
- a CDS encoding glycosyltransferase family 1 protein; this translates as MRIAVDARELCGHPTGVGRYLSELLTEWAANAAAMRHDWTLYAHATPRVPPAWRSAVQVVDGGGGSIWEQWSYPRALAARRPDVVFAPAYSAPLTAAAPVVLTIHDVSFFAHPEWFSAREGRRRRLLTAWSARRAKAVLTDTAYSQGEIARHIGLPASRIQVIPLGMRQMVRLKPDATLPEGGRTAGREPIVLYVGSVFERRRVDRLMAAFDAVADRVPSAQLEIVGENRTRRPRIDLDAVRQRSRHRDRIHLRAYVDDDTLAGLYAQASVFAFLSEYEGFGLTPLEALAAGVTPVLLDTPVARETAGPAAHYVSASAGDDAVAAALVAALTDGPLRHRLRDHAPAVLARYDWATTAARTLAAIEGAAIGR
- a CDS encoding glycosyltransferase family 1 protein, producing the protein MRILVDYRPALRERTGVGEFVHGLATALCARTGPADSVTLFSSSWKDRLAPSLAAEMPGAQLADVHVPVRALVWGWNRLEWPPVEWLAGEHDVVHSQSPMLIPTTHAARVVTIHDLDFLRHPDQMAAEIRRDYPRLARSHAARADAIVVSSQYAAGEVTRELGVSRSRVHVCPPGRPDWSAAVAARQAAERGKHILFLGTLNLRKNVGTLLEAYARLRAQVADAPALILAGHTTTASARWEARANAAPLAGHVTITGYVDTARRIELFAGARMLVLPSYEEGFGLPVLEAMACGVPVVVSSRGSLPEVAGGAAAPVDPDDAEGLAAAMRALLDDDHAKAAAQRGLLQASQYSWAACAVAARQAYASAMEVHAHRG
- a CDS encoding UDP-glucose/GDP-mannose dehydrogenase family protein; this encodes MKIAVVGTGYVGLVLGACMAESGNDVMCVDKDAAKVRMLRRGKVPIYEPGLEEMVKRNKTEGRLSFTTELPKAVRAAEVVFIAVGTPQGEDGSADLRHVMGVAREIARAMNGYKVIVNKSTVPVGTAEKVREVVRRETTHPFSVVSNPEFLKQGAAVDDFMKPDRVVIGAEDPRAAELMVKLHQPFTRTGAPIMVMDCPSAELSKYASNAFLATKISFMNEIANVCDLFGADVDRVRQAVGSDRRIGTSFLFPGVGYGGSCFPKDVKAVTKFAADKKYDFKILKAVDAVNENQKRVLVKKIEAHFGAGLKGKTIAVWGLAFKPKTDDMREAPAIPIIEALLAKGAKVQAYDPEAMKVAKQLFGNRVTYATRNYDALKGADALAVITEWQEFREPDFARIKKLMRAPVVFDGRNIYQRDDMKALGFTYFSIGR
- the galE gene encoding UDP-glucose 4-epimerase GalE — encoded protein: MARVVVTGGAGYIGSHAVRALVDAGHAVAVLDDLSAGHPEAVPVGVPLVRAAIHDVAAVRQLLVDHRADAVMHFAAWLAVGESVQKPLEYYQNNVAGTLGVLAAMRDAGVKRFVFSSTCAVYGEPERVPIVESLATRPINAYGETKLTIERALPHLERAFGLKWMALRYFNAAGAHPDGSIGEDHAVEVHLIPLAIQAAIGGQPLKVFGEDYPTPDGTCQRDYIHVCDLAEAHLRALAALEQGAPSAAYNIGTGTPQSVRAVIDTVSRIVGKPVQWEAAPRRPGDPAQLYAASDRAQAELQWTPRFADLEVIVRHAWQWHSTHPRGYRVSDTR
- the msbA gene encoding lipid A export permease/ATP-binding protein MsbA, yielding MNPFLRLLRYATPHKAVMAGAAVAMIVYGAASAALAYLIKPIIDDVLTTQDNLASITAAILLVYLLKGLGSYFSTYLMEGLGHRVVMVVRNQLFRHLLDQSAAFFSRRTAGQLLSRISNDVGMVQRAVSETVGDLARESLTLVGCAGLLFYYDAKLALVCMTAAPLVVYPIVRLGKRVRTVSRWSQEAQEHMSHVAGEAFTGHRIVKAFGAEGREATRFERASATLFRTNLKVTRVLATLPPLMEFLGGVAIAGALWYGSREIAQGRLTAGEFTSFLAALLLMYGPVKKLSRVNANLQQAMAASDRIFELLDTHTEVTERAGAAALPPFAGVIEFRDVSFGYEDGHGRSTLRGVSFSVQAGQMVAIVGRSGAGKTTLVNLLPRFYDVTSGAITIDGHDLRDITLASLRAQIGMVTQETVLFDDTIAANIAYGTPGAELPAIEAAARAAHAHDFIAAQPHGYKTRIGERGQRLSGGQRQRLAIARALLKNSPLLILDEATSALDSESERLVQQALATLMMNRTSFVIAHRLSTVQKADAIIVLERGRVVEIGKHDELVARPNGAYARLNEQQLLEARPDAKDRTDGPVTELRTSRRLKAESTL